From a single Prionailurus bengalensis isolate Pbe53 chromosome A1, Fcat_Pben_1.1_paternal_pri, whole genome shotgun sequence genomic region:
- the IL13 gene encoding interleukin-13 yields MWFLDSTRQSGDQGGRRHTWPIKATARGQGHKPLSLGQPTCLLLAPPVLALGSMALWLTVVIALTCLGGLASPGPHSRRELKELIEELVNITQNQVSLCNGSMVWSVNLTTGMQYCAALESLINVSDCTAIQRTQRMLKALCTQKPSAGQISSERSRDTKIEVIQLVKNLLNHLRRNFRHGNFK; encoded by the exons ATGTGGTTTCTAGATAGTACCCGACAAAGCGGAGACCAGGGTGGGAGGCGTCACACTTGGCCTATAAAAGCTACCGCAAGAGGCCAAGGCCACAAGCCACTCAGCTTAGGCCAGCCTACGTGTCTGCTCCTCGCTCCTCCTGTGTTAGCTCTAGGCTCCATGGCGCTCTGGCTGACCGTGGTCATTGCTCTCACCTGCCTTGGTGGCCTTGCCTCCCCGGGCCCTCACTCAAGGAGGGAGCTCAAGGAGCTCATTGAAGAGCTGGTCAACATCACCCAGAATCAG GTATCCCTCTGCAATGGCAGCATGGTGTGGAGCGTCAACCTGACAACCGGCATG CAGTACTGTGCCGCCCTAGAATCTCTCATCAATGTCTCTGACTGCACTGCCATCCAAAGGACCCAGAGGATGCTGAAAGCCCTGTGCACTCAGAAACCCTCAGCAGGG CAGATTTCCAGTGAGCGCAGCCGAGACACCAAAATTGAAGTGATCCAGTTGGTAAAAAACCTGCTCAACCATCTAAGGAGAAATTTTCGCCATGGAAATTTCAAATGA